A region of Liolophura sinensis isolate JHLJ2023 chromosome 8, CUHK_Ljap_v2, whole genome shotgun sequence DNA encodes the following proteins:
- the LOC135474081 gene encoding uncharacterized protein LOC135474081, with translation MACVCAVVRTNLDKQAITGDFLNQLSTYLVDLLKSNLQNTVLEVETGVAMLRAGTADPVVNISLHHNCDDLTKQTKQHLAGRMAEFIAHRLPVQTDRVLVLFVDTRKC, from the exons ATGGCGTGTGTCTGTGCTGTGGTCAGAACAAACCTAGACAAGCAGGCTATAACTGGTGACTTTCTGAATCAGCTATCCACGTATCTAGTAGACCTGTTGAAGTCAAATTTACAG AATACAGTTCTGGAGGTTGAGACTGGCGTGGCGATGTTACGAGCCGGAACTGCAGACCCTGTCGTGAACATCAGTCTGCATCATAACTGTGACGACCTGACGAAACAGACGAAACAACACCTGGCGGGAAGAATGGCCGAGTTCATAGCGCATAGATTACCTGTTCAAACAGACAG GGTATTGGTACTGTTTGTCGATACAAGGAAATGCTGA